The proteins below are encoded in one region of Nilaparvata lugens isolate BPH chromosome X, ASM1435652v1, whole genome shotgun sequence:
- the LOC120354717 gene encoding uncharacterized protein LOC120354717 → MLNPSHGLVAGGAVQGQPVTLDQMNKLLDKLSDNLYQRLSTDISACKELLETNTQEISKQREQISNLLEENSRLKAKLRETELNQDELEQYSRRNTVEIFGVPEFENEDIAERIIGIAEALNVKLDATSIDACHRLPKRKNQATPAIVVRLVRRGDAEALLRNRRACKSFTTNDINVQGNNPIYLNKSLTAKRRKIFANAKMMLGDNDARRVWIDHAGRVKLRSVDGKVVKILRDEEDLSYIESSGTVINK, encoded by the coding sequence ATGCTTAACCCAAGTCATGGGTTGGTGGCCGGAGGGGCAGTGCAGGGACAGCCTGTAACACTCGACCAAATGAACAAATTGCTGGACAAACTTAGTGACAACTTGTATCAAAGACTGAGTACCGATATTTCTGCGTGTAAGGAGTTGCTGGAGACGAACACGCAGGAAATAAGCAAGCAACGGGAGCAGATTTCAAACCTACTTGAAGAAAACTCCAGGTTAAAAGCCAAATTAAGGGAAACTGAGCTGAACCAGGACGAGCTTGAACAGTACAGCCGTAGAAATACCGTTGAAATTTTTGGCGTGCCGGAGTTCGAAAACGAAGATATTGCTGAACGTATTATTGGAATTGCGGAGGCTCTCAACGTTAAGTTGGACGCCACTTCGATTGACGCGTGTCATAGGCTGCCAAAGCGGAAAAATCAAGCGACTCCTGCCATAGTGGTGCGTTTGGTGCGGCGTGGAGATGCGGAAGCGTTGCTGAGAAACAGGCGGGCCTGCAAGTCATTCACGACGAACGACATCAATGTTCAGGGAAACAATCCGATCTACCTGAACAAATCTCTAACGGCGAAAAGAAGGAAGATATTCGCAAACGCTAAAATGATGCTTGGAGATAATGATGCGCGTCGAGTGTGGATTGATCATGCCGGTAGAGTCAAGTTGCGGAGTGTAGACGGTAAGGTGGTTAAAATTCTAAGAGATGAGGAGGATTTGAGTTACATTGAGAGTAGTGGGACAGTAATTAAcaaatag